atggataaaattaaGTCATTTACACAAGTAAGGAGATATATTGACTCTGAAAATCCTCTACCAATACCCTCTAGCTTTTCGAAATTAAATTTACTgttcaacatttcattttgcgAAATAATTTACCTGGACTGAtcaatttcagaacaactacaaAATTACATCATTTGGGTTCACTCTTGTAAGCATTTGGGGCATTGAATTGGACTATTATTTAACCAAAAGAAACTGAAAGTCATTATATATTCAGTAACACTGCTATATGTTCTCTTATTAGACAAGTACGCGCCATCTCAGAAGCTAAAATGGTCAGGCAGCAGAGCTCTTGAAAAAAGTCCAGGCGCTTATCAGTTGGCGTTATCACTTTCCACATCTGTTTACTGAATTCTCCGAATGAGAAATCTTTATAGATTGCTGGATGATCATTGTCTATCAACTTCTTAGGAGGTCCCATTGTAGCATCAGACGATGGATAACAATAAGAGGCGATGGACATACGCTCCTTCTCGCAATTTACTATAGCTTGATGGAGCAAACTCTTGTATCGATGGTTGCTAATTGCCTGATACAACAGAAACATAAGAGAAAAATGTAATTATAACAACATGGAAAGTATGTCATGGCAATATATTATAGTTTCCATAAATTAGAGGGCTTAGAATGTTAAATAGTAATTAAGGAAtcgtatatatttttgtaaatcaCCTGCAGAAGATCTCCAACATGGACAACCACTGTGTCTGGAATAGGATTAACATCCATCCACTTTCCCTCACTTAGGACCTGAAGTCCAGGAACATCATCTTGCAACAGCATAGTTATTATAGTTGGATCAGTATGGCCACGCACTCCATAAGTAAGCTCTAGTTCTGATTGTTCACAAGCTCGATAGTAGTTCAATGATACATAATGTCCACCCAATCTCTTCTCTATGTAATCTCTTTCCAAACCTAAGCTCTCTGATATTGCATCAAGTAGTGTCATCTCCACCCTTCTAACATTTGTCAAATACTCAGCAGCTTTCTCCCTGTCAACAAGCAAACGTATTCATTATAGTGGAATCCAAATGTAAGATATATTGATAAATGGAGGTGACAAATTAGTAATCTTCGGTTCCAATTCgcgcaataaattaaaatcaagcaAGGAAAGACTTGTTTTAAAAAGATACTAAAATAACAATCTGTGCTTTTGTTCACCTGAAGGAAGGAGGATTTGTAGGCCATTTGTTGACATAATCTTCAACAGGGTGACAATGGAATTTCAAAGATTCCCTTGCGACGAAGACATTTTCAACCTCATCTTTATACGCTGTCATTAGCCTGATGTCACTGTTAGGGTCAGGAGTGTAGAATTTCATTCTTTCTTCCTCCGGCAGATGGAAAAACTCCCTTGATGTGTCGAATATGTTGTTAACAGTTGTCTTTGGAATTCCATGGTTCTTCACCTGACAGTTTAACATAAAATTTCTTGTTAGAACTAGCTAGATTATTTTCATACATAACAGAATATAATATACCAAGCTACAACTACagattaaataaagaaaacaattagCAGCTAGAACAGCAGGTTGCTGGAGAGGCAAAGCTGCTGGGAAAGGTCACCCGAAACAGTGCAAACAACGTAATTCTCTACCCTGGGGAATTACACATAATAGAAGCTAGATTTCCTggtgttatttctttttcttctcttctcagTTCCTGGGCACACCGCTAatgattttcttacaatttGATGTGCTTCTCATGGTGCTAGATCTAATTTTAATGCAatgaatccattaaaaaaaagaaaaaacctaccGCAAAGAAACCTTTGTGTTCGCATGCATGGCCGAGCTGTTTTGACGATATGGGAACGGCGAGGACCATGAAGGGCTTCCAAGTCAATGATAGGGATAGAGCCATCACAAAAGCTCAGCCTCAGGGACGGTTGCTAGAGTGGAAATGGGATTTTTGTAGGTGGGTGGAAGCTGTTTGGTCTCTGGTAAAGCAACTCCTTCGGCTACACGCAACACAGCGGCAGGCATGATTAGAATTAGTAGGGATAATTAATCAGGGACTTCTTAAGTTTGCGTGCAACGTGGGATTTGATGGCCTAAGTAAGTGAGCTCGTATCAATATTTATAGGAGGAAACCAACGCCACAGCATTGGCTTTGCACAGCAGTACTCGTCTCTTATTTTATGGTCGCAAACTAGACTTTTCTTACATTAATGGACGGTCTACTAGACTTTTCTTGGCGCCTTTGATGAACAATAACTTGTGAGGTGGGTCCCAGGTTGGTGgtgccattaaaaaaataaaaaacctgaacctTTGTGCTAATTGAATGTGCTTTAAACGATATAAATGTTGGATATGACCATTGAGGTTTGATTTGGGGCTATTGGATTTGCTGTTCATGTGATAATTTCAGATTTGGATTTTAGTGGAAGCTGCTGAATTTTTCCTGTGATGCTTCCCTGTGAATATTGATACCTTGTTTAAATTTAAtgcaattgaaaagaatttagataaaaaaaaaattatatgctattttttttagaatgggagttttcaataataatatgtaTTCACCATGCTTAGTATATCTTAggaaatttttatgaaattcaaataagataactatTTTACTCTTaaaacttttaatattaaatataaaaatattgatatttacaCATTAAAAGTTTGAAAGCAAATATATTAGAAAGAGTCCaactcaaaaataataataaaaaaaatcaaataatgttAAGAGAAAAAGATTCTCTTACAAATCTTAAGTGCtccatttcaaattttgatcgGCAAAGACAACCAGAAAATACTTGTAAGATATATATGACAAGTATTGACTATTTAAGTCaaagtaaggaaaaaagaaCACAGCGTATGTGCGCGGGAGCAAGCCAACGAATAGTATACTCCGATCCCCTTTTTTGTCcattgatttttcaaaagctTTTATTCTTGATTGAAAAACGTAGATTcctatatttaataatattcaaCAAAGATACATTAATCTTTACCAAATTaacttagaaaaattaaaaaattaaattgcactattaacatttattttaaaaccacTTTAAATTACTTGAATCAACCTTGAATTACGAGAGAGTAGAAAGTGCATGTGTATACAGTGCTTTCACGCGACGGATCAGTTTGGAAAAAAATGCCAGAAAATGCTCCTGACTTTCTGCCATTTCTCTGAGTCAACAGACGTCACCTCATTCTTTAATGACGTTTGgtagggttttttgtttttgtttttgttttttaagggaAGAGTATCATGCTCTGATGATGTGTTTTCTAGaagattgataaataaaaatctgtGATCAGCCATGACATCTTGACTGTCCTTTTCTCAATGTTTTGGACGATGGATCCTTCAGGAAATTGTCCAACGGTAAATGCATTtggattaaaattaagaaaaagctCCAAATGGAACGTAATATTGGTAGTCTTCCAtgcttatataatttttaattttaaaatttgtaaaattaattaaaatatgtataaattgagcataaacatctatattaataaaaaaataaataaaatataaagactaATACAAGTGTATGTCAACCTCCATAATCTATTTTCTACTCTTGTGTATACGTATGGTCATCTTCATATTATAATACAAGACCTTAACTGTGTTATGAGAAGCCAGCCatcatttttatattctatTATGCTATGCAATAACAAATCACGATGTGGTTTTGTAGTTTCTGATCAATTCCTTAAtttatttgttcttcttttgtCAATTCTACTGTTGCTTCTTGACAGCTCttctttatttgttatattGTAACAAATTTTGGCATTAtgcaaaaagaaatgaatgaatGATGCACAAGTGTTCCTCCATCTCTCttgtcttctcttctccttcttccttattttaataaattcaatattcttTCATTATCTTCTGCAATACCTCTTGGAGCTTTTAAGAATATGGTTGAGATTGTAATAACAATTgtggtttaaaatgttttttgttttataaatatattaaaaaaatatttgttttttattttttaaaaattatttttaaaatcagcacttcaaaaagatttgaaaatataaaaaaataatttttaacaaaaaaaataaatttaaattttaaaagaacagGTGCAATCCAAATGGACTCTAATTCTTGGACTTCCATTATGGCGTCCAACACCAGATCACAAGAAATTATGAAGTTAAAGGAGTCACTGAATACTGCAAACAAGGAAGAATCACGGAAAACAATTACAAGCTACCAAGTTTATTCAAGTTTTGGGTTTACATAATATTGGTGTGGTCAAACACGTCTTTAATTTCAAACAATCAACTTAACCATGAATTATCCCTAACAATTACCAGCCAGTAATATTGTCAAACTTGTCTTTTTACTTTCCAAAAATCAACTTAATGGTTAATAACGTaatattgttcttttttaacCCTCTACCGACT
This genomic interval from Populus alba chromosome 1, ASM523922v2, whole genome shotgun sequence contains the following:
- the LOC118035592 gene encoding protein DMR6-LIKE OXYGENASE 1 yields the protein MVFTYKDWHKMLPFALHAYRTAVRTSIGATPYSLVFGMEAVMPLEVEIPSLRVLIKYELEEAEWAKVRYQQLNMISEKRLAAIYHHQLYQRRMAKAYDRKVQPREFKEGDLPFMVLAVPISSKQLGHACEHKGFFAVKNHGIPKTTVNNIFDTSREFFHLPEEERMKFYTPDPNSDIRLMTAYKDEVENVFVARESLKFHCHPVEDYVNKWPTNPPSFREKAAEYLTNVRRVEMTLLDAISESLGLERDYIEKRLGGHYVSLNYYRACEQSELELTYGVRGHTDPTIITMLLQDDVPGLQVLSEGKWMDVNPIPDTVVVHVGDLLQAISNHRYKSLLHQAIVNCEKERMSIASYCYPSSDATMGPPKKLIDNDHPAIYKDFSFGEFSKQMWKVITPTDKRLDFFQELCCLTILASEMARTCLIREHIAVLLNI